The following are encoded together in the Mycteria americana isolate JAX WOST 10 ecotype Jacksonville Zoo and Gardens chromosome 2, USCA_MyAme_1.0, whole genome shotgun sequence genome:
- the ITGB1 gene encoding integrin beta-1 isoform X1, which produces MAETNLKLLTWAGVLSCLILNGFAQQGGSDCIKANAKSCGECIQAGPNCGWCKKTDFLQEGEPTSARCDDLAALKSKGCPMEDIENPRGSKQVLEDREVTNRKIGAAEKLKPEAITQIQPQKLVLKLRVGEPQTFSLKFKRAEDYPIDLYYLMDLSYSMKDDLENVKSLGTALMSEMEKITSDFRIGFGSFVEKTVMPYISTTPAKLRNPCTGDQNCTSPFSYKNVLSLTSEGNKFNELVGKQHISGNLDSPEGGFDAIMQVAVCGEQIGWRNVTRLLVFSTDAGFHFAGDGKLGGIVLPNDGKCHLENNMYTMSHYYDYPSIAHLVQKLSENNIQTIFAVTEEFQAVYKELKNLIPKSAVGTLSSNSSNVIQLIIDAYNSLSSEVILENSKLPKGVTISYKSFCKNGVNDTQEDGRKCSNISIGDEVKFEINVTANECPKKGQNETIKIKPLGFTEEVEINLQFICECQCQSEGEPNSPACHEGNGTFECGACRCNEGRIGRLCECSTDEVNSEDMDAYCRRENSTEICSNNGECICGQCVCKKRENTNEVYSGKYCECDNFNCDRSNGLICGGNGICKCRVCECFPNFTGSACDCSLDIFPCMASNGQICNGRGTCECGTCNCTDPKFQGPTCEMCQTCLGVCAEHKDCVQCRAFDKGEKKETCSQECMHFNMTRVESRDKLPQPGQPDPLSHCKEKDVDDCWFYFTYSVNSNGEANVHVVETPECPSGPDIIPIVAGVVAGIVLIGLALLLIWKLLMIIHDRREFAKFEKEKMNAKWDTGENPIYKSAVTTVVNPKYEGK; this is translated from the exons ACTAATTTAAAATTGCTGACATGGGCTGGCGTCCTCTCTTGCTTGATATTGAATGGATTTGCTCAGCAAG GTGGAAGTGACTGCATAAAAGCTAATGCAAAATCATGTGGTGAATGTATACAAGCAGGACCAAACTGTGGTTGGTGTAAAAAAACA GACTTTTTGCAAGAAGGAGAACCAACATCTGCCCGATGTGATGACTTGGCAGCACTAAAGAGTAAAGGCTGTCCTATGGAAGATATAGAAAATCCCAGAGGTAGCAAACAGGTGCTTGAAGATAGAGAAGTAACAAACCGTAAGATAGGTGCTGCAGAGAAGCTGAAACCAGAGGCCATTACACAGATCCAGCCACAAAAATTAGTACTGAAACTAAGAGTCG GGGAGCcccaaacattttcattaaaatttaagaGAGCTGAAGACTACCCCATTGACCTTTATTATCTTATGGACCTCTCCTATTCTATGAAAGATGATTTAGAGAATGTGAAAAGTCTCGGAACGGCTCTGatgtcagaaatggaaaaaataacttcagacTTTCGAATTG GCTTTGGCTCTTTTGTGGAGAAAACTGTGATGCCATATATAAGTACAACACCAGCCAAACTCAGAAATCCTTGTACAGGTGACCAGAACTGTACAAGTCCATTTAGCTATAAAAATGTACTCAGCCTTACCAGTGAAGGAAATAAATTCAATGAACTTGTAGGTAAACAGCATATTTCTGGGAATTTAGATTCTCCTGAAGGTGGATTTGATGCAATAATGCAGGTTGCAGTTTGTGGG GAACAAATTGGCTGGAGAAATGTTACAAGACTATTAGTGTTTTCCACGGATGCTGGATTTCACTTTGCTGGAGATGGTAAACTTGGTGGAATTGTTTTACCAAATGATGGGAAATGTCATCTGGAAAATAATATGTACACAATGAGCCACTATTAC GATTATCCCTCTATTGCTCACCTGGTACAGAAGCTTAGTGAGAACAATATTCAAACAATCTTTGCTGTTACTGAAGAGTTTCAGGCAGTTTATAAG GAATTGAAAAATCTGATACCAAAATCAGCAGTGGGAACGTTATCTTCAAACTCCAGCAATGTGATTCAGCTGATCATTGATGCATACAAT TCCCTTTCTTCAGAGGTTATCCTGGAAAACAGTAAGCTACCAAAAGGAGTGACAATCAGTTACAAGTCTTTCTGCAAGAATGGAGTGAATGACACAcaagaagatggaagaaaatgtTCTAATATTTCAATCGGAGATGAG gttAAATTTGAGATTAATGTAACAGCTAATGAATGTCCaaagaaaggacaaaatgaaacaattaaaattaaaccaCTGGGATTTACTGAAGAAGTGGAAATTAATCTCCAGTTCATCTGTGAATGTCAGTGTCAAAGTGAAGGAGAACCTAATAGTCCAGCCTGCCACGAAGGAAATGGAACATTTGAATGTGGTGCATGCAG ATGTAATGAAGGACGTATTGGAAGACTATGTGAATGTAGTACAGATGAAGTAAATAGTGAGGATATGGATGCTTACTGCAGGAGGGAGAACAGTACAGAAATATGCAGTAACAATGGAGAATGCATTTGTGGACAATGTGTatgcaagaaaagagaaaacaccaATGAAGTGTATTCTGGCAAATATTGTGAATGTGATAACTTCAACTGTGATCGATCAAATGGTTTGATTTGTGGAG GAAACGGTATCTGCAAATGCAGAGTGTGCGAGTGTTTCCCCAACTTCACTGGCAGCGCGTGCGATTGTTCTTTGGATATTTTTCCATGTATGGCATCTAATGGGCAGATTTGCAATGGAAGAGGAACCTGTGAATGTGGGACCTGTAACTGTACAGATCCCAAATTCCAAGGCCCCACATGTGAAATGTGTCAGACTTGCCTCGGTGTCTGTGCAGAGCACAA GGACTGCGTTCAATGTAGAGCTTTCGataagggagaaaagaaggaaacatgTTCTCAGGAATGTATGCATTTCAACATGACACGAGTAGAAAGTCGAGACAAGTTGCCACAGCCTGGACAACCCGATCCATTGTCTCATTGCAAAGAGAAGGATGTTGACGACTGCTGGTTCTACTTCACGTATTCTGTCAACTCAAATGGTGAAGCCAATGTCCACGTGGTAGAGACCCCAG AATGCCCCAGCGGCCCTGACATCATTCCCATTGTAGCTGGTGTGGTTGCTGGAATTGTTCTTATTGGACTTGCATTATTATTGATTTGGAAACTACTAATGATCATTCATGACAGAAGAGAATTTGCTAAATTTGAAAAGGAGAAGATGAATGCCAAGTGGGATACG ggtGAAAATCCTATTTACAAGAGTGCAGTGACAACTGTGGTCAATCCTAAATACGAGGGAAAATGA
- the ITGB1 gene encoding integrin beta-1 isoform X2, which translates to MRISLLASSTRLTREHGSAAIYTNTNLKLLTWAGVLSCLILNGFAQQGGSDCIKANAKSCGECIQAGPNCGWCKKTDFLQEGEPTSARCDDLAALKSKGCPMEDIENPRGSKQVLEDREVTNRKIGAAEKLKPEAITQIQPQKLVLKLRVGEPQTFSLKFKRAEDYPIDLYYLMDLSYSMKDDLENVKSLGTALMSEMEKITSDFRIGFGSFVEKTVMPYISTTPAKLRNPCTGDQNCTSPFSYKNVLSLTSEGNKFNELVGKQHISGNLDSPEGGFDAIMQVAVCGEQIGWRNVTRLLVFSTDAGFHFAGDGKLGGIVLPNDGKCHLENNMYTMSHYYDYPSIAHLVQKLSENNIQTIFAVTEEFQAVYKELKNLIPKSAVGTLSSNSSNVIQLIIDAYNSLSSEVILENSKLPKGVTISYKSFCKNGVNDTQEDGRKCSNISIGDEVKFEINVTANECPKKGQNETIKIKPLGFTEEVEINLQFICECQCQSEGEPNSPACHEGNGTFECGACRCNEGRIGRLCECSTDEVNSEDMDAYCRRENSTEICSNNGECICGQCVCKKRENTNEVYSGKYCECDNFNCDRSNGLICGGNGICKCRVCECFPNFTGSACDCSLDIFPCMASNGQICNGRGTCECGTCNCTDPKFQGPTCEMCQTCLGVCAEHKDCVQCRAFDKGEKKETCSQECMHFNMTRVESRDKLPQPGQPDPLSHCKEKDVDDCWFYFTYSVNSNGEANVHVVETPECPSGPDIIPIVAGVVAGIVLIGLALLLIWKLLMIIHDRREFAKFEKEKMNAKWDTGENPIYKSAVTTVVNPKYEGK; encoded by the exons ACTAATTTAAAATTGCTGACATGGGCTGGCGTCCTCTCTTGCTTGATATTGAATGGATTTGCTCAGCAAG GTGGAAGTGACTGCATAAAAGCTAATGCAAAATCATGTGGTGAATGTATACAAGCAGGACCAAACTGTGGTTGGTGTAAAAAAACA GACTTTTTGCAAGAAGGAGAACCAACATCTGCCCGATGTGATGACTTGGCAGCACTAAAGAGTAAAGGCTGTCCTATGGAAGATATAGAAAATCCCAGAGGTAGCAAACAGGTGCTTGAAGATAGAGAAGTAACAAACCGTAAGATAGGTGCTGCAGAGAAGCTGAAACCAGAGGCCATTACACAGATCCAGCCACAAAAATTAGTACTGAAACTAAGAGTCG GGGAGCcccaaacattttcattaaaatttaagaGAGCTGAAGACTACCCCATTGACCTTTATTATCTTATGGACCTCTCCTATTCTATGAAAGATGATTTAGAGAATGTGAAAAGTCTCGGAACGGCTCTGatgtcagaaatggaaaaaataacttcagacTTTCGAATTG GCTTTGGCTCTTTTGTGGAGAAAACTGTGATGCCATATATAAGTACAACACCAGCCAAACTCAGAAATCCTTGTACAGGTGACCAGAACTGTACAAGTCCATTTAGCTATAAAAATGTACTCAGCCTTACCAGTGAAGGAAATAAATTCAATGAACTTGTAGGTAAACAGCATATTTCTGGGAATTTAGATTCTCCTGAAGGTGGATTTGATGCAATAATGCAGGTTGCAGTTTGTGGG GAACAAATTGGCTGGAGAAATGTTACAAGACTATTAGTGTTTTCCACGGATGCTGGATTTCACTTTGCTGGAGATGGTAAACTTGGTGGAATTGTTTTACCAAATGATGGGAAATGTCATCTGGAAAATAATATGTACACAATGAGCCACTATTAC GATTATCCCTCTATTGCTCACCTGGTACAGAAGCTTAGTGAGAACAATATTCAAACAATCTTTGCTGTTACTGAAGAGTTTCAGGCAGTTTATAAG GAATTGAAAAATCTGATACCAAAATCAGCAGTGGGAACGTTATCTTCAAACTCCAGCAATGTGATTCAGCTGATCATTGATGCATACAAT TCCCTTTCTTCAGAGGTTATCCTGGAAAACAGTAAGCTACCAAAAGGAGTGACAATCAGTTACAAGTCTTTCTGCAAGAATGGAGTGAATGACACAcaagaagatggaagaaaatgtTCTAATATTTCAATCGGAGATGAG gttAAATTTGAGATTAATGTAACAGCTAATGAATGTCCaaagaaaggacaaaatgaaacaattaaaattaaaccaCTGGGATTTACTGAAGAAGTGGAAATTAATCTCCAGTTCATCTGTGAATGTCAGTGTCAAAGTGAAGGAGAACCTAATAGTCCAGCCTGCCACGAAGGAAATGGAACATTTGAATGTGGTGCATGCAG ATGTAATGAAGGACGTATTGGAAGACTATGTGAATGTAGTACAGATGAAGTAAATAGTGAGGATATGGATGCTTACTGCAGGAGGGAGAACAGTACAGAAATATGCAGTAACAATGGAGAATGCATTTGTGGACAATGTGTatgcaagaaaagagaaaacaccaATGAAGTGTATTCTGGCAAATATTGTGAATGTGATAACTTCAACTGTGATCGATCAAATGGTTTGATTTGTGGAG GAAACGGTATCTGCAAATGCAGAGTGTGCGAGTGTTTCCCCAACTTCACTGGCAGCGCGTGCGATTGTTCTTTGGATATTTTTCCATGTATGGCATCTAATGGGCAGATTTGCAATGGAAGAGGAACCTGTGAATGTGGGACCTGTAACTGTACAGATCCCAAATTCCAAGGCCCCACATGTGAAATGTGTCAGACTTGCCTCGGTGTCTGTGCAGAGCACAA GGACTGCGTTCAATGTAGAGCTTTCGataagggagaaaagaaggaaacatgTTCTCAGGAATGTATGCATTTCAACATGACACGAGTAGAAAGTCGAGACAAGTTGCCACAGCCTGGACAACCCGATCCATTGTCTCATTGCAAAGAGAAGGATGTTGACGACTGCTGGTTCTACTTCACGTATTCTGTCAACTCAAATGGTGAAGCCAATGTCCACGTGGTAGAGACCCCAG AATGCCCCAGCGGCCCTGACATCATTCCCATTGTAGCTGGTGTGGTTGCTGGAATTGTTCTTATTGGACTTGCATTATTATTGATTTGGAAACTACTAATGATCATTCATGACAGAAGAGAATTTGCTAAATTTGAAAAGGAGAAGATGAATGCCAAGTGGGATACG ggtGAAAATCCTATTTACAAGAGTGCAGTGACAACTGTGGTCAATCCTAAATACGAGGGAAAATGA